One Massilia sp. 9096 genomic window carries:
- the ompA gene encoding outer membrane protein OmpA has translation MNKLATLMLAASAAVAGTASAQSAPPYAPLTTDIQAPKPYSAYVQDARGVVARDPFGLCWRTGYWTPADAVPGCDAPLCVEPEHLENGKCVAPPPPPPPPAEATPAPTPAPAPVPTSEKVSYSADAFFDFDKAVLKPAGQASLDDLVSKLKDINLEVIIAVGHTDSVGTDAYNQKLSVRRAEAVKSYLQGKGVESNRIYTEGKGEKQPVADNTTAAGRAKNRRVEIEVVGTRSTQQQ, from the coding sequence ATGAATAAACTGGCAACCCTCATGCTCGCCGCTTCGGCAGCGGTAGCGGGCACCGCATCGGCGCAAAGCGCGCCTCCGTATGCGCCGCTGACCACGGACATCCAGGCTCCGAAGCCTTACAGCGCCTACGTGCAGGATGCCCGCGGCGTCGTGGCCCGCGATCCTTTCGGCCTGTGCTGGCGTACCGGCTACTGGACCCCGGCCGATGCGGTCCCCGGCTGCGACGCCCCGCTGTGCGTCGAGCCCGAGCACCTGGAAAACGGCAAGTGCGTCGCACCGCCGCCACCGCCACCGCCGCCGGCTGAAGCGACCCCGGCCCCGACCCCGGCTCCGGCTCCGGTCCCGACCTCGGAAAAAGTCAGCTACTCGGCCGACGCCTTCTTCGACTTCGACAAGGCCGTGCTGAAGCCGGCCGGCCAGGCATCGCTGGACGACCTGGTCAGCAAGCTGAAGGACATCAACCTGGAAGTCATCATCGCCGTCGGCCACACCGACTCGGTCGGCACCGATGCCTACAACCAGAAGCTGTCCGTGCGCCGCGCCGAAGCCGTCAAGTCCTACCTGCAGGGCAAGGGCGTGGAATCGAACCGCATCTACACCGAAGGCAAGGGCGAGAAGCAGCCTGTCGCCGACAACACGACCGCCGCCGGCCGCGCCAAGAACCGCCGCGTCGAGATCGAAGTCGTCGGTACCCGCAGCACCCAGCAGCAGTAA